TTATACTTTTCGCATTTACTTGACGTTCCTCTTTTTTTAAAAATATATCGGCCAAGAACCTATTTGCTTCTTGAACAAAAAGCGCTGCTTGACGTGCTTGCAATCCTGATTTCAACTTCACTTCTACTATTCGTTCTGCCATGAACGTACCAGCTCCTCTCTTGGTTCGACAGCGGATTCACCGACTGCCGATTCCCCCATTGCGAAGGTTTTCCGCAATTTCTTCGATTTTTCTTAATCGGTGGTTCACGCCGGATTTACTCACCATTCCGCCTGAAACCAGTTCTCCAAGTTCCTTCAACGTAATATCCTGATTGTCTACCCGTAGTCTTGCAATTTCTTGTAATCTATCTGGCAATTCAGCGAGTCCGATTGTACTTTCAATAAACTTTATATTTTCAACTTGGCGCTGTGCTGCACCAATTGTTTTATTCATATTCGCGGTTTCACAATTTACAAGCCTGTTCACACTATTTCTCATATCTCGTATAATTCTTACATCTTCAAACTTCATTAAGGACACGTGCGCACCGACAATACTTAGAAAATCCGATATTTTTTCAGCTTCTTTCAAATAAGCAATATATCCTTTTTTCCGTTCAATCGACTTCGCATTCAAATGATATTTGTTCATCAGATCAACTAAGTCTTCACTATGTTCTTTATATATTGAAAAGATTTCAAGGTGATAAGAAGATGTTTCAGGGTTATTCACAGAACCCCCTGCCAGAAAAGCACCCCGTAAATAAGCGCGTTGACAGCATCTCTTTTTTACCAATTCCTTTGAAATCTCATTTTTAAATTGAAATGTCCCTGTCAGAATTAGCAGTTCTTCCAAAAGAGCTTTTGCTCCCCCTCGAATTCGACAAATGTAAACGTTGTTTTTTTTCAAGCGCATCTTTTTCCGAACAAGCAATTCTACTTTATAAGGATACAACCTTTTTAAATTCGTATAAAGGCGTCTGGCAATCGCAGCGTTTTCAGTTTGCACGTCAAGACTTAACTGCTTGTTGGAAAAGGAAAGTGCACCATTCATCCTAATGAATGCCGCTACTTCTGCCTTTATACAACAGTCATCCGCTTCGATCTGCGTCATTTCTTTTTTTGTTTCTGAAGCAAAAGACATGATTCTTCCCCTTTCTCGGCGACGATCACGTCTGTTCCGTTTTGTTTCCGTTTTCCATATAATCTACAAGCCATTTAGCTACTTTTTCGGAGTCATGCATGATAGTTCCATTTAATAATAAGCAAATGTCTTTCACTACGATATTTGGTACAAGTTTTTGAAGTTTTTCCAAATCATTTGCAACAGGCCAAGGAGGTCCCGTCCATTCTTTGCCATTTTGCAACATAGAAAACTCTGTGCCATTCAATAAAACCGTATCGATAAAGGATTCACCCGCATGATCATACAATGCCTGGACATGCTCCGAGGCTGTATAGCGATGTGTTTCTCCTGCTTGCGTTGTCAAGTTGTTAATATACACCTTTTTTGCCTTACATGACAAGACCGCTTTGCGAATTGATTGGACAAGTAATGTGGGCAAGATGCTCGTATATAAGCTACCTGGACCAATAATGATCAGGTCAGCAGAATTAATGGCTTCAATTGTTTCAGGCAACGGTTCAACTTCTTGTGGTGATAAATACACTTTACGAATTTTACGTCCGTAAACAGGAATTTTGGATTCACCCGTCACGATTGTACCGTCTTCAAGTTCTGCGTGCAATGTGATGCGCTGATTTGCAGCTGGTAATACTTTCCCTTTGATGTTCAACACCTTGCTCATTTGTTCGACTGCGCGTGCGAAATCACCGGTGATATCCGTCATAGCAGCCAGCATAAGATTGCCCAGTGAATGACCTTTCAAATCTTCCGATGTTGCAAAACGATACTCAAACATTTCTTCAATTAATGGCTCAACATCTGAAAGCGCTGCCATCACTTTGCGGATATCTCCTGGTGGTGGGATGTCATATTCATCGAGAAGTCTACCCGAGCTGCCACCATCATCGGCTACTGTAACAATTGCAGTCAAATCTACAGGATATTTTTTCAGACCACGCAGTAACGTGGATAAACCAGTTCCGCCGCCTAACACAACGACTTTCTTCAAGTTCCCGGATTTCAGCATAGCGTCAATCCTTTCTCTTTTCAATGTCTCTATGGGTAATGAATGTTCGGTATTCGTCTTTAAACCGACTTCCGAAAAATTCAGCAAGGGTTACAGAACGATGCTGACCTCCTGTACAACCGAACGCAATCACAACTTGCGATTTTCCTTCATTTTTATATTGCGGAATTAAGAACTTGAATAAGTCCGTTAATTTTTCAATCAGTATTTGTGTATCTTTCCATTTCAGTACATACTCATAAACTTCTTTCTCGAGTCCTGTCTTCGGTTTTAAATCCTCGATATAGAAAGGGTTCGGGAGGAAACGTACGTCAAACACGACATCTGCATCAATCGGCATGCCATGCTTAAAACCGAAAGACAAAAAGTTCAGTGTAAAACCGAGATCATCCTTAGAGGAAAACTCAGTCATTATTTTTTCTCTCAATGCCCTTGGTTTTAAACTCGATGTGTTGAAAATTGAACGTGCACGGCCTTTCATCTCAGACAATAGCAAGCGCTCTTTCTTTATACCCGCTAAAGGCAATCCTCCCGCAGACAGTGGATGTGACCTTCTCGATTCCTTATAGCGTCGAACGAGCGTCTCATCGTCTGCATCAAGAAATAATATTCTTGTCGATACGCCCTTCATATGCACTAAATCGTCCAATGCTCCAATGAGCGAATCAAATAGGAAACCACCACGCGTATCCATTACAGCGGCTATTCGGTTCATTTTATTTTCAGATTTCATCATCAAATTCAAAAACATAACTAATAGCTCCGGTGGCAAATTATCAATGCAATAAAACCCAAGATCTTCAAAGCTCTGCACCGCAACCGTCTTACCCGCACCTGACATCCCGGTTATAATAACTATTTCAATATCGTTGGTTGGCGTCCCTATTTCAGTCATTGCCCATCACCTTCCACAGAATTTTGAATTTCCTCTTTCAATAATTTAAATTCTTCGGTGTAAAAGAACGTTCCATACTGTATCCCACTCTGAGAAACCGCAAATAGTAAATTGGTCCGATCTCCTTCCGCCATTGGAAGTGTCTTTATACTTTCAACAGGATGCCATTCCAGCACACCCTCAACTGTCGTTTCAAACGGTTTACCATTTAAGTCAAAAGCAATGAATGTGTGGAGCATCCATTCGTTTTTTACATTCTCCCCAGTTTCATCCGTGATTACCATCGTGTAAATGCCTTTTAAGACAGGTTTAATCGGTACAGCACCGGTTTCTTCAGTGAATTCCCTGACGGCCGTTTCGTAAATAGACTCACCCGGATCCATTTTCCCACCAGGTGCTACATACCATCCACGACGAGGTTTTTTTAACAATAAAACATGATTATCTTTTACGACAAGTAAATTTACGATTCTCTGCATTTGTCTATCCCCACTTTTTATGAAAGCATAGCACTATTATACATCGAACCATTGTAAAACGACAAAAAAAAGGCAATCTACCGGATCATACTGGAAGATTGCCTTTATAAATTAGCTTTATCAAAAGGGGGGTCAATTGATACTTTTACTATACCACCTTGACGTTGCATTACTGTTACAGCCATATTAAGGTTACATTAAGCTTCTGCGCCTAATTTCTCCATCAATTCCTCAACGTATTTCTGAACTGCTTGCGCAGCAATACTACCGTCTCCAGTGGCTGTTACAACTTGACGCAACAATTTCTCACGGACATCCCCTGCAGCATAAATACCAGGTACAGAGGTTTCCATGATTTCATTTGTTGTTACATAACCATTTTCGTCAAGAATTCCAAGTTTAGCAAAAGGAGCTGTTAACGGATCCATTCCGATGTAAACGAACATGCCATCCGCTTCAAATACCTTTTCAGAACCGTCGACAGTTGAAACAAGCGTCACGGAACCAACTTTACCATTTTCAGCATTTACTTCTTTAACGGATGAATTCCATATGAAGTCAATCTTATCGTTAGCAAACGCGCGGTCTTGAAGGATTTTTTGCGCACGTAATTCGCCGCGACGATGTACAATCGTCACTTTATCTGCGAATCGCGTCAAATAAGTTCCTTCTTCCACAGCAGAGTCACCACCGCCTACAACGACGAGTTCTTTCTTACGGAAGAATGCGCCGTCACACACTGCACAATAGCTTACGCCACGGCCAGTAAGTTCTGCTTCGCCAGGAATACCCATTTTTTTGTATTCCGCGCCTGTCGTAATAATAATCGCACGCGCTTTGTACTCTTTATTGCCTACAACAATCGTCTTGTAACTTTCACCGTCAATAACGTCTGTAACATCGCCATAAGCGTATTCTGCACCAAATTTTTTGGCATGATCAAACATTTTTGTAGAAAGGTCAGGACCTAATATATGTTCGAATCCCGGATAATTTTCAATTTCTTCCGTATTAGCCATTTGGCCACCCGGAATTCCCCGTTCAAGCATTAACGTTGAAAGGTTCCCACGAGATGTATAGACAGCAGCCGTCATCCCCGCGGGGCCGGCACCAATAATTATGACATCATAAATTTTTTCAGTTGTCATGTGATTTTCCTCCTCTACAACATTTACTTATCAAATCGTATAGGATACCTAAGTACCATTCAACTTTTCTGCTTATAATGAAAAGCGTAAGGCGCCGTCTTAGACGCGACAGGCATAAGACGGAACGGCGTAGCGGCGTTCTTTGCCGCATAGCTGGATCGACTTATGCCCCAAGCGGCTGGCGCCTGAAGCCTAGACACAATGAAAAGCGTAAGCGCCTTGGTAGACCCGAAAAGCGCTGGAGGGCCTAAAGATAAAGGCGTCCTTTGCCTTAATCTTTAGGACTGAAGCGACTCGAGGGGCTAGGCGCTGGAGTCTAGACAGTAATGAAAAGCGCAAGGCGTCTAAAAGGAACGCAGCTTAAGTGCGCCACTTCCTGTGGCAACAGCTGCATGACCTACATCCTGTAGGCCCGCGACAGGCATAAGTCAATCCAGCGACGTGGCGCTCTTTGCCCGGGAAGGATGCAGTTCAATCCTTCCTAGTTGGATTGCTTATGACCCTAGCGGCTGGCGTCTGGAGCCTAGACAATAAGAAAAGCGCAAGCGCCTTGTTAGACCCGAAAAGCGCTGGCCGACTAAATTCGCCACGTCCTGTGGCAACGTCGGCACTAGTACGTCCTGTACGTCGGAGGGCCTAAAGAGAAAGGCGCCCTTTGCCTTTAACTTTAGGACTGAAGCGACTCGAGGGGCTAGAGCATAGAGTTTCTTGATTACTTTCAGCAAATATTATGCATCAAATCACAAAAAAGTGACACTTCTTTAAAATAAATAGGAAAAAACCATTGAGAAAGCATCAGCCCCAAAATTGCATCTTTGTGTCCTTATGCATTTTGAGCGCGACGGATGAAGGACAATCATACGATTAGCGAAAATGTGTGTAGGGATGCGACAAAGTCGCATTCCTACACATCCAGACTTCTCGGTAATCGTACTTGAAGTCATTCAATCCAAAGCAATCCAAAAGCGCAAATACACAAGTAGCGGACAAGGGGTGACTAATTTTTTTACTGGCTACTTTGGTTAATCAAAGGAACGCAACCTAAGTACACATGTCCTAAAACCTAGCGATTAGGCATCAAATTGTGGTAAATACTCAATCAATTCTCCGACGTACTTTGTCAGCGTCGGGACAGATACACCAAATTCCTTTGCAATCGCTGTTTTTGTCACATCCGGATAACGGGATGACTGGAACATATAATCAGCTGCGGCTGCAAGTGCAGCCGGATTTCTAAACAAATAAGAACGACCTAATGCAGTCTCGCATAAAGTAAACCACATTTGAAACAGATGGGATGCTTGTTTATCGAGCGGACAATATTTGTTGTAAAGTAAGTCCGTCGTTTCAAGCGCCCGCATAAATGACTTATCAAAGTTAGTTTCCGGCATGAACTCATAATCGAGGCCACTTGCCAAAAAAAGTCGCTCATAATTACTCAGCTTTTCGATTTCAATATAGGATGGATGTGAAATGATTTCCTGCTTATGACCTGACTTCCCTAGAAGATAGTAGCCAAACATTCTTTCGCTTCTGTAGGTGTTAGTGATCTTACTCAGCAAAAATCCTCTATCCTGTTCGAGTGAATCAGACTTGATAATCTCTTGGACATCCTTCCAAGGCTCGTAACCAGCCTTCTTCGGATCCAGTTCTATCAATTTCGCATATGCTTCGCGAGCCACATTTTCATGTCCAGAGAAATAAGCTGAATGGGATAGCCAGAAGTAGTAGCCTGCATCCCCTTCAAACCCTCTCTTTTGAAGACTCTTGAGCCATGTATAGGCCTCTTTATGCCTACCAATGAGCGCAAATGTCGCACCAAGTTTATAGCGATTTTCAAATTGATACGGTTTGATTTTTACGAGTAAAGCAAGTAAGGACTCTAATTCCTCTTCCTTTTTTTCATAATAATAAAAGACCGCCAGATTACAAAGTGCATGGATATTACCTTTATTACGATTTAAAACATCATGCAGTAGTTTAGTAGCCCGCTCGTTTTCCCCGATATAAAAATAAGCAAGCGCTAAATTATTATAAGCCGCCCAAAAGTCAGGATAATCGACAATAATCAACTCAAGTAATTTGATAGCCGCCTTGAAATCCCCCGATTCCATAAGTCGACGTGCTTTTTCCTGAAGAAAATACACTTCCCCATCCGGCATTTCATCGTCATTAAATGACTCTTCCTGTTCTGCAAAATCAATAATTTCTATTGAATCATCAGCAAATGGACCGTCTGGATCAATTGATATGTATTTTTCAGCATACATTTTTGCATCTCGCAGCATACCAAGATGGGCATGAACCTCCGCCAAATAGAAAATAATTTCCTCTTCAGTAGGTGCTAATGAATTTGCAGTCATTAGCAGTTCATGCGCTTCCTCAAAACGTCCTTCTTCCATGACGAGCACACCATATTCCATAAGAATTTTCCAATCCTCAGGACTAAGTTCAGATGCTCTTTTCAAATACCGCTGGGCATCTTCATAACGATCGCGTTGCATCGCCTGAATCGCTTTATTATAATAAAATTCACCATCTGGAATGAACGAAATAATTTTTTTATCTTGCTTCTCACGTAGATTATCCAATCATATTCCCCCGAAAAAATAAGAAGGAACGCAAAGCACGTTCCTTCTCGTATTATTCCCATTATACCATAAGATACATCAGCACTATCCGTTTACATTTTTTTCTTGTCGCTCGACCATTTGCTCTTGTGTAAAGATAATTTTAACCGGATTGCCAGCCGCGAACACGCCTGGCGGAATATCACGATTCACAAGGGATGCAGCGGAAATAATTGCCCCGTCGCCAATTTCGACTCCAGGAAGAATCGTCGTATTCGCTCCAATCAATACGTTCTTTCCAATAATGACATCTCCTATACGATACTCATCTATCAAGTATTCATGCGCAAGAATTGTCGTATTGAAGCCAATGATTGAATTATCGCCAACTTTTATCCGCTCCGGAAACATGACATCAGGCATCACCATAAGGGCGAAAGATGTCTTGTCACCCACTTCCATTTTCAAAAACGTACGAAACAAAAAGTTCTTCATTGGGATGAAAGGTGTATACCTCGATATTTGGATAACCACAAAGTTTTTTGCCACTTTAAAAAACGGGACGGTTTTGTAAATATGCCAAAGAGAATTTGCTCCGCCACTTACTACATGCCTTTCAGTACGTCTCAACCTTTTTCACCTTTAACGATATGGAGTAGATCCGAAATATGCTGCAACATATAATCTGGGTTGAATGTTTGTAAAAAAGCTTCTCCTTTTGCCGACCATGCAACACCCGCTGTACGAACGCCCGCGTTTTGTCCGCCTTCTATATCATGGTAGTTATCCCCTATCATTAGGGCTTCATCCGCGGTAACTCCTAATCGCTCGAGAGCTAGTAAAATCGGTTCTGGATCAGGCTTCGTTTTCGTTACATCGTCCCTTGCTATGATTTCGTCAAAGACACCTTCTACATCAAGAAGTTCTAACCCTAACATCACCATATCTTTTCTCTTTGTAGAGACAATCGCCATTTTCATGCCCGCTGCCTTCAACAACTTCATCGTTTCGGACACACCGTCAAACTCGATAGAAAGCTCATCATGCATCGATTTATTCCATAATCTATATTCATCAATCAGTTGTTCCGTCTTTTCAATATCAATCGAACCGAATGATTCATGCAATGTTGGTCCTAAAAACGGGAGTATATCGATTCGATCATATTTACCCGGGTAATGATTTCCAAGGACGTGTTGGAATGTCTGGATGATCAGTTCATTCGTATCCAGTAATGTTCCGTCAAAATCAAATAGTAATGTAGTAATTGGTTTAGCCATCTGCAACCGGAACCTCCTTCTTTTTCTGTTGTTCAGCCCGTTTCCAGACATAAGCGACAATGATCGTCAACACAAAAGCTGTTACGACCCGAATAATAAGTAATGGCAGAATGGGAATGCCTAGTGGGATAAAGATCAGTGTATCTTCAATAACTGCGTGACAGGCAACGAGAAAGATGAATGCCAGTGTCGCATCCTTCTTGCTCACACCATCCTCTTGTACAGCCTGTATCATAACGCCAGCGCCATAAGCGAGACCGATAACTAGACCTGCAACAAGTGTAGTTGAAGCATTCGGTTGTACGCCAATTACTTTCGTAAATGGTGCCACTTTCGCCGAAAATTTTTGCAAATAATTACGATCCTTTAATAACTGGACAAAAATCATAAGTGGAATGACGATTAAGGCTAGTTGTAAGATGCCGAATGATGCTTTCTGTACACCAAGCAATCCAATTTCAAACCATCCATCCGGTATAGCCGTAATTTGCGGAGCCATACCGTATTGCGCCGTCTCCCCTCCGCCTTTCCATAACAAGTTGATGACAATACCTGACATAATAGCTAGCCCATACCGAACAACAACCACGATCCACAGCTTCACGCCGACTTTCAGTGCAACGCCTGTTTCAATGAATATATTATGCGAAAACGACAGCATGACAGCAATGATGAATACTTCCTTCACAGTCATTTCTAACGATAAAATACCAGCTATTGCAGCATATAAATTAAGCATATTGCCAAGTACTAATGGAATTGCAGCTTCTCCACTTAAACCGAATATCCCCATAAACGGCGCAACAAGTTTAATAAGCCACGGCAACACGGGTGTATGCTGTAAAATGACAACGAGTACCGTGATTGGAAAGATGATTTTCCCCAGTGTCCACGTTGTCCGAAGTCCTGCCTTTAATCCATTTTGAAGCGTCCCCATTCCCCAAGCCCCTTTTTATTTATCTTGATACTTCACATTTACTTTCTGAACATACCTTCTCATTATGAATACCACGATTGCCACAAGGATTGTGATGACCGATACTAGCTGTGCCGCCCGAAGTTCACCGATGACATATAAGCTGTCCGTTCGCATCCCCTCGATGAAAAATCGGCCAGCAGAATACCAAACCAAGTAGAAAAGAAACGTTTCGCCACGCTTCAAGTTCACCTTGCGCAACAAGATAATTATGACAAGCCCCACAATATTCCACATGGATTCATACAGGAAAGTCGGGTGATACGTCACGCCTTCAATTGTCATTTGGTTCATAATCCACTCTGGAATAATTGTTGTTTCAAGGAATTTTTCAGAAACAGGCCCTCCGTGTGCCTCCTGATTCATGAAATTACCCCAACGGCCAATGATTTGACCTATCAACAGTCCAGCTACTGCAATATCGGCCACTTTCCAGAATGAAATACCTCTCTTTTTCGTGAAGAAGTACGTCGTAATGAAGGCACCAATTAACGCGCCATGAATGGCGATACCGCCTTCCCAAACTTGAATAATTTGTCCAGGATGGTCCTTATAATAATCCCACGAGAAAATAACATAATAGATTCGCGCACTAACAATCGAGATTGGGACAGCCCAAATGAGCAAATCCGTCAAAAAGTCCGGATGCATCCCACGCTTCACCATTTCCTTTTGAACAACGATGAATGCAAGTACAATCCCCAGCGCGATTAAGATTCCGTACCACCTGACTTCAAGCGGACCTAACGAAAATGCAATCGGGTTTATTGCCAATAAATCAAACATGTATCAACCTATCCTTTCTCTCTCCATCAATCATTTACTTGCGATTCCCTTTGATTTCTGCAGCCAGTTTTTGCGTAAACTCCTCTGCTGCATTAACACCAAGCTTTTTCATTCGATAATCCATTGCTGCAACTTCAATAATGACAGACAAGTTACGTCCAGGTCTTACTGGCACAGTCAACTTCGTCAATTCCGAATCCATAATTTTCATCTTTTCTTCATCAATACCAAGTCGGTCATAAATCTTATCCTGATCCCACAATTCAAGATCCACTATGATTAGAATCCGTTTATCACTCTTCACTGCGCTGGCTCCGAACAATGTCATCATATCAACAATTCCGACTCCGCGGATTTCAAGCATATGTTCAAGAAGTTTCGGTGCATTTCCAATCAACACATTTTTGGCTACCTGCCTAATTTCAACAAGATCATCAGCCACAAGTCGATGGCCCCTTTTCACAAGTTCGAGAGCTGTTTCACTTTTCCCCACGCCACTCTTGCCCGTGATTAGTATTCCAATTCCATAAACATCTACAAGCACCCCGTGCATAGCTTTCATTGGTGCAAGTCTACCGCTAAGATAATTCGTCAGCATACCCGAAAATCGCGTCGTTGGAATATCGGTTTTTAAGACAGGAATGCCACTATTTTCTGCTGCTTCAATTAATTCAACTGGCACTTCCATTTCATGTGCCACAATGATGGCCGGTGTGGTTTCTGAACAAAGTCTCTTCATCCGATCTACCCGTTCCACTTCGGTTAAATTTGCGAAAAACGACAGTTCTGTCTTACCAAGAAGTTGAACGCGATCCGCCAGGTAGTAATTGAAATAACCAGCCATTTCAAGGCCTGGTCTTGAAATATCACTCGTATGTATTTGACGCTCGATTCCCATTTCGCCTGCACATAGTTCAAGAAAAAGTTTTTCTTGAACGTTCTTTACTGTTACATAAGACATTAACTCGCCCCTTTTCTTTATATTCCAACGTCTATAAACTATTTTACCATGCCCATTTTCAAATGAAATGATTTAGTGCCGAAACTGTCCATGTCGACAATATTGGTTGATGTGAGGCCCGGGCCCGAGACAGCAGGAAAACGTTCAACGGATGGGATACTACGAGAATTCAGCTTTAATAGCACCGTAGCGGATCTTGTAAAATAATATCTTATCGAAGAAGGTTTTACAGTCATTTTCGCACATAAAACACAAGAAGCTGTATCACTTGTCACAGGGATAAAGCTTGCAAATAGCATGAACGTTGATGCTTTTGTATCTATCCACGCAAATGTGTTTGATAGTGATTGGAACAGCGCCAACGGAATCGAAACATTGGTTTATTCGGCAGCAAGAAAAGAGACCATGACAATTGCCTCCCTCACACAAAATGCACTTATTGCAGCTTGCAATAGAGTAGACCGAGGCGTGAAGAAAGTGAACTACGCTGTCTTACTAGAAACTAAGATGCCTGCAGTTCACAAAGCATGGGCTTTATGACGAACCCTGAAGAAGCTACGTTATTAATAAGGAAGGCCTATAGGATGGCAGTGCGCGAAAGCGATTTCTTTCGCAGTATCCGCTTGGATTTTACGAGGCAAGAAATGAGTAAACTTTTTTGATAGGGCATGATTAAATGTCCTGGTAGATAATAAAACTGTAAGGGCTATCTGCTGGATTATTGCAGCAAGCAAAACTGATTTTGGTTAATAACCAGATGTGATTTTCTTATCTCTTTTTAAAAAAGAACTGCTCCAACACCGATTTCCCGGCGTTGGAGCAATTCCTTATATTTATTATACTTTATTCCTTTTTCGCATTATAACAAACAATAACGGAACCCGTTTTCGCTTCACCAAAAATGTGCAGCGGAGATGTATTTCCTTCTATGTCCTTATTAAAACGGATGGTCCGTTGAAGTAATTGTTCTTGCTCGATAGAACGATCAACATCATCAAGCTTCAAGTCCAATTTACCCATATTGGATGCAATTTCACCTGATAGAGCAACTCCTGCTGGAATGTAAATTTCAACTGAACCGCTCATTGTTTTCGCTTCAATCTTTTCAGCTGCCGGATCTGTCGTCGTCACAACGACATGTCCGTTTAACGATTGTGCTTCCACATTCTTCACAGCCCCATCAATGTACACGCGCCCGTTCAAAGTTTCTGCTTCAATCGAAGTAGCAGTCACTCCATTAAGACCAATCGAGCCATGCACTGTTTCGAACTCACCTTTTTCGAACGTCAATCCAGCAATTTCAATTTTCCCGTTTGCAGTCTTCACTTTTACTGTTTCTGCTGTTGCGTCTTCCATCTTAAACGAGCCGTTCAGCAAACGTGCAGAAATTTTGGCGTAGTCCTTTTTCGGGATGAATAATTCAACATTTACTTGAACCATTTTCAAATCGCTTGAAATTCTTATTTTCCCTTCGTCATTAACAAACAATAACTTTTCAAGAAAATCTTTTTTCGCTTTTTCTTCGGACTCACTATTAAAGACTTTCACTGTGAAGTCAGCACGTACTTCTTCTGTTTCTCCCGTATGGAGTGTTACTTTACCATTGTCGATATCGATGATTACTTCTTCGATTCCAGCTGCCGGTTTGGTAATTGTATGATTAAACGTAACTGCGTTGCCAAAAGGCGAATCAAAGTCGAATGATTTCACTCTTTGAACAGCAGTCTGCATGAATTGCATGAACCGGTCTCCTACATTGCTAAAATCCTTACTCAAATCTTCAAGGAATTCATCCATAGAAGGTTGATTTTGATCCTTTTCTTCGATAATAGGCTCCGCCTTTTCGAATGGATCTGCTTTTGCTTGTTTTTGTTCATTATATTGTTGTTGCCCTTCTTCAGTTACCTGTTTAGCTTCAGTGTTTTTTTCCACTTGACTTGTTTTTCCTAATGTTTCTAGAAGTGTCAATGCTTCCTCGGTCGTGATTGTACCATTTTCCAGCATTGCTAAAATCCGTTTCCGTTCATTTTGCATCATTACGCCCCCTAGTATTGTGGTGTTTCAGATTTCTCGATAATTTTATTTCTAACTAAATTGGTTGAAATAAAGAAACCCATCGAATTCGCTACGGCGCTAAGGGATACATTTCACCATAAGACAGGTAGCTACGCAACCAGTCTTATGATTTCAGCTGCCCCTTGTAAGGCGCCTTCACACAGTTTATCTAGGTTTTCATTTGTTCAACGTATATATATATACGAGTGAATGTGGGAAAGGTTTCATTTAGAAACTTTTTCTGCATCTTCAATCATCATTTTCATTCTTTTTCGTTCACGCTCAAGAACTGGTTTTAAATAATAACCGGTATATGAAACTGTAGATTCCGCCACTTTCTCTGGAGTACCTGATGCGATAATTTGGCCGCCATTATCGCCTCCTTCAGGTCCTATGTCGATAATGTAATCTACGGTTTTAATGACGTCCAGGTTATGCTCAATAACAAGTACAGTATTTCCCGTATCGACTAGGCGCTGCAGG
This region of Sporosarcina sp. ANT_H38 genomic DNA includes:
- a CDS encoding HPr family phosphocarrier protein, with product MAERIVEVKLKSGLQARQAALFVQEANRFLADIFLKKEERQVNAKSIMGIMSLALARGTTVTLIAEGSDEELALESLAALVGNDN
- the whiA gene encoding DNA-binding protein WhiA: MSFASETKKEMTQIEADDCCIKAEVAAFIRMNGALSFSNKQLSLDVQTENAAIARRLYTNLKRLYPYKVELLVRKKMRLKKNNVYICRIRGGAKALLEELLILTGTFQFKNEISKELVKKRCCQRAYLRGAFLAGGSVNNPETSSYHLEIFSIYKEHSEDLVDLMNKYHLNAKSIERKKGYIAYLKEAEKISDFLSIVGAHVSLMKFEDVRIIRDMRNSVNRLVNCETANMNKTIGAAQRQVENIKFIESTIGLAELPDRLQEIARLRVDNQDITLKELGELVSGGMVSKSGVNHRLRKIEEIAENLRNGGIGSR
- the yvcK gene encoding gluconeogenesis factor YvcK family protein, with translation MLKSGNLKKVVVLGGGTGLSTLLRGLKKYPVDLTAIVTVADDGGSSGRLLDEYDIPPPGDIRKVMAALSDVEPLIEEMFEYRFATSEDLKGHSLGNLMLAAMTDITGDFARAVEQMSKVLNIKGKVLPAANQRITLHAELEDGTIVTGESKIPVYGRKIRKVYLSPQEVEPLPETIEAINSADLIIIGPGSLYTSILPTLLVQSIRKAVLSCKAKKVYINNLTTQAGETHRYTASEHVQALYDHAGESFIDTVLLNGTEFSMLQNGKEWTGPPWPVANDLEKLQKLVPNIVVKDICLLLNGTIMHDSEKVAKWLVDYMENGNKTEQT
- the rapZ gene encoding RNase adapter RapZ, coding for MTEIGTPTNDIEIVIITGMSGAGKTVAVQSFEDLGFYCIDNLPPELLVMFLNLMMKSENKMNRIAAVMDTRGGFLFDSLIGALDDLVHMKGVSTRILFLDADDETLVRRYKESRRSHPLSAGGLPLAGIKKERLLLSEMKGRARSIFNTSSLKPRALREKIMTEFSSKDDLGFTLNFLSFGFKHGMPIDADVVFDVRFLPNPFYIEDLKPKTGLEKEVYEYVLKWKDTQILIEKLTDLFKFLIPQYKNEGKSQVVIAFGCTGGQHRSVTLAEFFGSRFKDEYRTFITHRDIEKRKD
- a CDS encoding NUDIX domain-containing protein, whose amino-acid sequence is MQRIVNLLVVKDNHVLLLKKPRRGWYVAPGGKMDPGESIYETAVREFTEETGAVPIKPVLKGIYTMVITDETGENVKNEWMLHTFIAFDLNGKPFETTVEGVLEWHPVESIKTLPMAEGDRTNLLFAVSQSGIQYGTFFYTEEFKLLKEEIQNSVEGDGQ
- the trxB gene encoding thioredoxin-disulfide reductase — translated: MTTEKIYDVIIIGAGPAGMTAAVYTSRGNLSTLMLERGIPGGQMANTEEIENYPGFEHILGPDLSTKMFDHAKKFGAEYAYGDVTDVIDGESYKTIVVGNKEYKARAIIITTGAEYKKMGIPGEAELTGRGVSYCAVCDGAFFRKKELVVVGGGDSAVEEGTYLTRFADKVTIVHRRGELRAQKILQDRAFANDKIDFIWNSSVKEVNAENGKVGSVTLVSTVDGSEKVFEADGMFVYIGMDPLTAPFAKLGILDENGYVTTNEIMETSVPGIYAAGDVREKLLRQVVTATGDGSIAAQAVQKYVEELMEKLGAEA
- a CDS encoding tetratricopeptide repeat protein, translating into MDNLREKQDKKIISFIPDGEFYYNKAIQAMQRDRYEDAQRYLKRASELSPEDWKILMEYGVLVMEEGRFEEAHELLMTANSLAPTEEEIIFYLAEVHAHLGMLRDAKMYAEKYISIDPDGPFADDSIEIIDFAEQEESFNDDEMPDGEVYFLQEKARRLMESGDFKAAIKLLELIIVDYPDFWAAYNNLALAYFYIGENERATKLLHDVLNRNKGNIHALCNLAVFYYYEKKEEELESLLALLVKIKPYQFENRYKLGATFALIGRHKEAYTWLKSLQKRGFEGDAGYYFWLSHSAYFSGHENVAREAYAKLIELDPKKAGYEPWKDVQEIIKSDSLEQDRGFLLSKITNTYRSERMFGYYLLGKSGHKQEIISHPSYIEIEKLSNYERLFLASGLDYEFMPETNFDKSFMRALETTDLLYNKYCPLDKQASHLFQMWFTLCETALGRSYLFRNPAALAAAADYMFQSSRYPDVTKTAIAKEFGVSVPTLTKYVGELIEYLPQFDA